Proteins co-encoded in one Bacillota bacterium genomic window:
- a CDS encoding 3-isopropylmalate dehydratase small subunit, which yields MKLNGKAWKFGDNISTDHIAPGRLFHLRSNLPELAKHVLEDADPEFAKKVQPGDFVVGGSNFGLGSSREHAPTIIKLAGVSAVLAKSFARIFFRNAINVGLPVLICDTDRIEAGDELEVDLEQGVILNKTKGITLNFTPLPSVMLQILQDGGLAAHVQKHGDLQLDT from the coding sequence ATGAAGCTGAACGGTAAAGCTTGGAAATTCGGAGACAATATTTCCACAGACCATATTGCCCCGGGACGTTTGTTCCATCTGCGGTCCAATTTGCCGGAGCTGGCCAAACACGTTCTGGAAGACGCGGATCCGGAGTTCGCCAAGAAGGTGCAGCCGGGAGATTTCGTGGTGGGTGGTAGCAATTTCGGTTTGGGTTCCAGTCGGGAACACGCCCCGACGATCATTAAGTTGGCGGGGGTCAGCGCGGTTTTGGCCAAATCCTTTGCCCGGATCTTTTTCCGCAATGCCATCAATGTGGGATTGCCGGTCCTGATCTGTGATACGGACCGGATCGAGGCCGGGGACGAGCTGGAAGTTGATCTGGAACAGGGCGTGATTCTAAACAAAACCAAAGGGATTACGCTAAACTTTACGCCCCTGCCGAGTGTGATGCTGCAGATCCTACAGGACGGTGGCCTGGCCGCCCATGTCCAGAAGCACGGGGATTTGCAGTTAGATACTTAG
- a CDS encoding isocitrate/isopropylmalate dehydrogenase family protein, which produces MAHRITLIPGDGIGPEIAEATRRCIDATGVKIEWEVVEAGSDVIDKYGTPLPEQVLESIRKNKVALKGPITTPIGHGFRSVNVALRQELDLFACVRPSKYYPGIDSPYQDVDLVVIRENTEDLYAGVEFAKDSPEAQRIIEMAQGKIRPDSAISIKPISVTGTENIVRFAFEYALANGRRKVTAITKANIMKCTDGLFYEVAREVAKDYDGRVEYEERLIDNMCMQLVLKPQNYDVLVLPNLYGDIISDLCAGLVGGLGMAPGANIGREIAVFEATHGSAPKYKGLNKVNPTALILSGVMMLRHIGEQEAADRLEQAVADVIAEGKNVTYDLKKDPQDPTAVGTREMADAIIAKLNA; this is translated from the coding sequence TTGGCCCATAGGATTACTTTAATTCCGGGGGACGGTATCGGGCCGGAGATCGCCGAGGCGACCAGACGGTGCATCGACGCCACCGGTGTGAAGATAGAATGGGAAGTGGTGGAAGCGGGCAGTGATGTGATCGACAAGTACGGAACACCGCTGCCGGAGCAAGTGCTAGAATCCATCAGAAAGAATAAGGTGGCCTTGAAGGGACCCATTACCACCCCCATTGGCCATGGGTTCCGCAGTGTGAATGTGGCCCTGCGCCAGGAACTAGACCTATTCGCCTGTGTACGGCCCAGCAAGTATTATCCCGGTATTGACAGCCCCTATCAGGATGTGGATTTGGTGGTCATTCGGGAAAACACCGAGGACCTCTATGCGGGAGTGGAGTTCGCCAAGGACAGTCCCGAAGCCCAAAGGATCATTGAAATGGCCCAGGGCAAGATTCGTCCGGACTCGGCCATTTCCATCAAGCCCATCAGTGTTACCGGAACCGAGAATATTGTCCGGTTTGCCTTTGAATATGCCCTAGCCAATGGTCGGCGGAAGGTGACGGCGATCACCAAGGCCAATATCATGAAATGCACCGACGGCCTGTTCTATGAGGTGGCCCGGGAAGTGGCTAAGGATTACGATGGCCGGGTGGAATACGAAGAGCGGCTCATCGATAATATGTGCATGCAACTGGTGCTAAAGCCCCAGAACTACGATGTGCTGGTACTGCCAAACCTGTATGGTGACATCATCTCCGATTTGTGTGCGGGCTTGGTAGGTGGTCTGGGTATGGCACCTGGGGCGAATATCGGTCGGGAGATTGCGGTCTTTGAAGCCACCCACGGCTCTGCACCGAAGTATAAGGGTTTGAATAAGGTGAACCCCACGGCGTTGATCCTTTCCGGTGTGATGATGTTGCGCCACATCGGGGAACAGGAAGCAGCAGACCGCTTGGAGCAGGCGGTGGCCGACGTCATCGCCGAGGGCAAGAATGTCACCTATGATCTGAAGAAGGATCCCCAGGATCCCACGGCGGTGGGGACCCGGGAGATGGCCGATGCCATCATTGCGAAACTGAACGCGTAA